One region of Trachemys scripta elegans isolate TJP31775 chromosome 8, CAS_Tse_1.0, whole genome shotgun sequence genomic DNA includes:
- the GABRP gene encoding gamma-aminobutyric acid receptor subunit pi, which yields MYCRYFVLICAWLFLPTQRKCTLGHKSGTHSSDAVSLPGFENLTEGYNKYLRPYFGGKPVQIALSLDVASISSISESDMDYTATIYLRQRWTDPRLVFHGNKSFTLDARLVELLWVPDTYIVESKRSFLHDVTVGNRLIRLFSNGTVLYALRITTTVACNMDLSKYPMDTQMCKLQLESWGYDGNDIVFTWFRGNDSVHGLEKLRLSQYTVERYYTLVTRSQQETGNYPRLILHFELRRNILYFILETYVPSTLLVVLSWVSFWITLDSVPARTCIGVTTVLSMTTLMIGSRTSLSKTNCFIKAIDVYLGICFSFIFGALLEYAIAHYSSSQKHAAKEPQKGPTKETEDVNITNILNSSITSYKQKISLASTEISSDTVDYCDLTMKTHDKIRFVLRNKMHRIISYFTIQNPSNVDHYSKLLFPLFFMLVNVFYWAYYLYF from the exons AAAGTGCACGCTGGGCCATAAATCGGGCACACACAGCAGTGACGCGGTATCGCTCCCTGGATTTGAGAACCTCACGGAGGGCTACAACAAATATCTCAGGCCATACTTTGGTG GGAAACCTGTTCAAATAGCATTGAGCCTGGACGTTGCAAGTATTTCAAGTATATCTGAGAGTGACATG GACTACACTGCTACAATATATCTGCGGCAGCGCTGGACGGACCCCCGCCTGGTTTTTCATGGCAACAAGAGCTTCACTTTGGATGCTCGTCTAGTGGAATTGCTATGGGTGCCAGACACATATATTGTGGAGTCTAAACGGTCTTTCCTGCATGACGTTACCGTGGGGAATCGTCTTATAAGATTATTCTCCAATGGCACTGTCTTGTATGCATTAAG AATCACTACTACTGTTGCATGTAACATGGACCTGTCAAAATATCCCATGGACACACAGATGTGTAAACTGCAGCTGGAAAGCT ggggatatgatggaaacGACATAGTGTTCACTTGGTTTAGGGGAAACGATTCAGTTCATGGCCTGGAAAAACTGCGTCTCTCTCAGTACACTGTGGAACGTTATTACACTCTGGTCACGAGATCCCAGCAGGAAACAG GCAACTACCCGAGACTGATACTGCACTTTGAGCTGCGAAGAAATATCCTGTACTTCATTTTGGAGACCTATGTTCCTTCCACACTGCTCGTTGTCTTGTCCTGGGTTTCTTTTTGGATCACCCTGGATTCGGTTCCTGCAAGAACCTGCATTG GAGTAACAACTGTGCTGTCGATGACCACTCTGATGATTGGCTCCCGGACCTCACTATCTAAAACCAACTGCTTCATAAAGGCCATTGACGTTTATCTTGGCATCTGCTTCAGTTTCATTTTTGGTGCCCTGCTGGAATATGCAATTGCTCACTACAGCTCATCACAAAAACATGCAGCTAAAGAGCCTCAAAAG GGTCCTACCAAAGAAACTGAAGATGTCAACATCACGAACATCCTCAATAGCTCCATCACGAGTTATAAGCAGAAAATAAGTTTAGCCAGCACTGAGATTTCCAGCGATACCGTCGACTATTGTGACCTGACCATGAAAACCCATGACAAAATTAGGTTTGTGTTGAGAAACAAAATGCACCGGATCATCAGCTATTTCACAATTCAAAATCCCAGCAATGTTGACCATTACTCGAAGttactttttcctttgtttttcatgCTGGTCAATGTATTTTACTGGGCTTACTATCTGTATTTTTAG